In Verrucomicrobiia bacterium, a genomic segment contains:
- a CDS encoding 4Fe-4S dicluster domain-containing protein: MRARLVAREDVLKIVDVLRRDHEVLAPFNGRGRDTYFDVVTEANRSLIQLHVPNPYYPPKRYVLPHIEQLFRIRKADGSYEIQSTYDEKKRAIFGIRSCDVAGIYHLDRFYLGREFRDPYYARRRAHLFLVNMVCTDPQVDINDECYCLCTDTGPAAKAHFDLQLMDLGAEGFLVVAGSPAGEALFAEPFFQKATPGHVARRRQILSEVRQRFKTTTGWFSATVRYISQEKVLEKTWAEIGSRCLECGGCTYVCPACTCFTVTDRPTGPDEFERVRLWDACALYGFTRMAGGHNPRKAVHDRRNRRFFRKLAHYFIQRELSMACVGCGRCAAVCHGDVGMPSTIEMIRRATTEYLAHESAAAH, encoded by the coding sequence ATGCGCGCCCGACTGGTTGCCCGCGAGGATGTGCTGAAAATCGTGGACGTGCTGCGGCGCGATCACGAGGTGCTGGCCCCGTTCAACGGGCGGGGCCGCGACACCTATTTTGATGTGGTCACCGAGGCCAACCGCAGTCTGATTCAACTGCACGTCCCCAATCCTTATTATCCGCCCAAACGCTACGTGCTGCCGCATATCGAGCAGTTGTTTCGCATCCGCAAGGCCGACGGGAGTTATGAGATCCAATCCACCTACGACGAAAAGAAGCGGGCCATCTTCGGCATCCGCTCGTGTGATGTGGCGGGCATCTATCATCTCGACCGTTTTTACCTGGGGCGCGAATTTCGGGACCCCTATTACGCGCGGCGGCGGGCCCATTTGTTCCTGGTGAACATGGTCTGCACGGATCCGCAGGTGGACATCAATGACGAATGTTATTGCCTGTGCACCGACACCGGGCCGGCGGCCAAAGCGCACTTCGATTTGCAGCTCATGGATTTGGGCGCGGAGGGCTTTCTGGTGGTGGCGGGCAGTCCCGCCGGCGAGGCCCTCTTTGCCGAGCCGTTTTTCCAGAAGGCCACCCCCGGGCACGTGGCGCGGCGCCGCCAGATTCTGAGCGAGGTGCGGCAGCGTTTCAAAACCACCACCGGCTGGTTCAGCGCCACCGTGCGGTATATCAGCCAGGAAAAGGTGCTCGAAAAAACGTGGGCGGAAATCGGCAGCCGCTGCCTGGAATGTGGCGGCTGCACCTACGTCTGCCCCGCCTGCACCTGCTTTACCGTGACCGACCGCCCCACCGGCCCGGATGAATTTGAGCGGGTGCGGCTCTGGGATGCCTGCGCCTTGTACGGTTTCACCCGCATGGCCGGCGGACACAACCCCCGCAAGGCCGTGCATGACCGGCGCAACCGGCGATTCTTCCGCAAACTGGCCCATTATTTCATCCAGCGCGAGCTGTCCATGGCCTGCGTAGGCTGTGGCCGCTGCGCGGCGGTGTGTCACGGCGATGTGGGAATGCCCAGCACCATCGAAATGATCCGGCGCGCCACCACGGAGTATCTGGCCCATGAATCTGCCGCCGCCCACTGA
- a CDS encoding FAD/NAD(P)-binding protein — MNLPPPTDNIYLPKLARLERVVDEIDEVRTFFWRFLDAADQEAFRGFKPGQFAQVSVFGAGEFPASLPPSPTEKEVFFTVRRVGRATEALHKLQPGAIFGVRGPYGNGFPMEQYAGRNLVFVAGGIGLIPLRSCIVYALAHREKFGRIQIFYGAKTPKELMYRPLLHEWEKAGGFECHLTVDRADNGWQGHTGVVGSLFRKPGVKVPTENTTAFVCGPPVMFRFVIKDLLDMGFKDTDIVSTLERYMKCGVGKCGHCCIGVAYVCMDGPVFTYQQIKKLGEDI; from the coding sequence ATGAATCTGCCGCCGCCCACTGATAACATTTACCTGCCCAAACTCGCCCGCCTCGAGCGCGTCGTGGACGAGATTGACGAGGTGCGCACATTCTTCTGGCGGTTTCTGGATGCGGCCGATCAGGAGGCGTTTCGCGGATTCAAGCCGGGACAGTTCGCCCAGGTTTCCGTCTTCGGCGCCGGCGAGTTTCCCGCCTCCCTCCCCCCCAGCCCCACGGAGAAGGAGGTTTTTTTCACGGTGCGCCGGGTGGGGCGCGCCACGGAGGCGCTGCACAAATTGCAACCGGGCGCCATTTTCGGCGTGCGCGGCCCGTACGGCAACGGCTTTCCGATGGAGCAGTATGCCGGGCGTAATCTGGTGTTTGTGGCGGGGGGCATTGGCCTGATTCCGCTGCGGTCATGCATTGTTTATGCGCTGGCCCATCGGGAAAAGTTCGGGCGGATTCAGATCTTCTACGGCGCCAAAACTCCCAAAGAATTGATGTACCGCCCCCTCCTGCACGAATGGGAAAAAGCAGGGGGATTTGAGTGCCATTTGACGGTGGATCGCGCGGACAATGGATGGCAGGGCCATACCGGCGTGGTGGGCAGCTTGTTTCGCAAGCCGGGGGTCAAGGTGCCCACCGAAAACACCACCGCTTTCGTCTGCGGACCGCCGGTGATGTTTCGCTTCGTGATCAAGGATTTGCTGGACATGGGCTTCAAGGATACCGACATCGTCTCCACCCTGGAGCGGTACATGAAATGCGGCGTGGGCAAGTGCGGCCATTGTTGCATCGGGGTGGCCTATGTGTGCATGGATGGGCCGGTGTTCACCTACCAGCAAATTAAGAAGCTCGGAGAAGATATTTGA